The Dehalogenimonas lykanthroporepellens BL-DC-9 genome includes a window with the following:
- a CDS encoding UspA domain protein (PFAM: UspA domain protein~KEGG: dev:DhcVS_27 Na+/H+ antiporter C-terminal domain/universal stress protein-like protein), which produces MTEFQTLLVPVAGRPEDEEALELACNLAKCSGNSRVVVTNVISVDRSLPLDAEIDSEIARAEGILSRFEHLAEKYGVRVETNLLQARAVGPAIVDEAVEQKADAIIIGSDYNTHFGEFCLGEVVPYILKNAPCRVILDHMPQFL; this is translated from the coding sequence ATGACTGAATTTCAAACTTTACTGGTTCCGGTCGCCGGTCGCCCGGAAGATGAAGAAGCCCTGGAGCTGGCCTGCAATCTGGCCAAATGCTCCGGCAATTCCCGCGTAGTGGTCACCAACGTCATCTCCGTCGACCGCTCTCTGCCGCTGGACGCGGAAATAGATTCGGAAATCGCACGCGCCGAAGGCATCCTCTCACGTTTCGAGCACCTGGCTGAAAAGTACGGCGTCAGGGTGGAAACCAATCTGCTCCAGGCCCGGGCGGTCGGCCCGGCCATCGTCGATGAAGCCGTCGAACAAAAAGCTGACGCCATCATCATCGGTTCGGATTACAATACCCATTTCGGCGAGTTCTGTCTGGGTGAGGTGGTACCTTATATCCTCAAGAACGCCCCCTGCCGGGTTATCCTGGATCATATGCCACAGTTCCTGTAA